A window of Chryseobacterium shandongense genomic DNA:
CTACAATATGAAGCTGACTTGGCTTTCCGTGCGTTAATAAATCTTTGATGGCTTCAATTAATGATGCGCCGGTAGCCAGCATCGGATCTCCGACGATCAAAGGCCTGCCTTCAATATTGGGACACGTTAAATAATCCTGCTTAATGGAGAAATAATCGTTGGCATCGTGCTTTCTATAAGCTGCCACAAAACCACAGTCGGCTTTGTCGAAATAATTCAAAAGCCCTTCAAATAAAGGAACTCCGGCTCTTAAAATGGTTGTAATAACCGGCTGAACAGCGATTTCCTTACCACTGATTTTATCCAGAGGCGTCTGAATTTCAATTTCTTTTTGATCAAGGTTTTTGCTAATTTCAAAGGCTGCTATTTCGCCAATTCTCTCCATGTTCCTGCGAAACCTCATCCTGTCATGCTGAATATCAACATTCCTGAGTTCGTTAATCCATGAATTAACCAAAGAAAACTGTTCTGATAATACAACTGTGCTCATCGTCGTGAAAACTTTTATCTAAAATATGAATTATTAAGAATAAAATCCCTTCCAAAAAAAATCTGAAAGGGATAATATTTATTTTTGTCTGAAATACACTTCAATAGGAACTCCGGTAAACCCGAATTCTTTTCTCAACTGGTTTTCAGTAAACCTTTTGTATGGCTCTTTTACGTACTGCGGCAGGTTACAGAAGAAAACAAACTGCGGGGACGGCGTAGGAAGCTGTACACAATACTTGATCTTGATATATTTTCCTTTATTTGCCGGGGGTGGCGTTCCTTCAAAGATAGGAAGCATTATTTCATTTAATTTTGAAGTCTTAATCTTTTTCTTACGGTCTTCGTACACCTGCATAGCAACTTCTACCGCTTTTAAGATTCGCTGCTTGGTTAATGCAGACACAAAAAGGATAGGAATATCCTGGAACTGTCCGATTTTGTCTTTGATTTTCTTTTCAAAATCACGCATCGTGTTGGTCTCCTTATCTTCAATAAGATCCCATTTATTAACCAGAATTACAATTCCTTTTCTGTTTTTCTGTGCAAGGCTGAAGATATTCATATCCTGAGATTCCCATCCCTGTGTAGCATCCACCATAATGATTACCACATCGGAAAATTCAATGGAACGGATGGAACGCATGACGGAATAAAATTCCAGGTCTTCATTTACTTTGGATTTTCTACGCATTCCGGCGGTATCTACCAACACAAATTCATGTCCGAATTTATTATAAAGCGTTTGGATACTGTCTCTTGTAGTTCCCGCGATATCGGTAACGATATTTCTTTCCACATCCAATAAAGCATTGGTAAGCGTAGATTTACCAACGTTCGGGCGGCCTGCAATCGTAATTTTCGGCAATCCTTCAAAAGGATCTTTGTAATCTGTAGTGGGGAAATCTTTTACAATATCATCCAGCAAATCTCCTGTTCCGGAACCCGTTGCAGAAGATAGTGTATAGTATTTATCGATTCCGAGCTGATAGAATTCCGTTGCGGGAAGCTCTTCTTTTGCAGAATCTACTTTATTGATAACAATATAGATAGGTTTGTTTGATCTTCTTAAAAGCCTGTAAATTTCGTAGTCTGTATCGGTAAGTCCGTCTTCCACGTTCATCATGAAAATTATGGAAGTTGCCTCGTCAACAGCCAGCTGTACCTGTTTGCGGATTTCTTCTTCAAAGATATCATCTGTTCCGACATCGTATCCTCCGGTATCAATTACAGTAAAATCTACTCCATTCCAGTCGGATTTCCCATAATGACGGTCTCTGGTAACGCCGGCAGTAGAGTCTACGATAGCCTCTCTTCTTTCTAATAAACGATTAAATAACGTGGATTTTCCTACGTTGGGACGCCCAACGATTGCGACAATATTCGACATAAAAAATGTTTAATAATCCTTGCTATAAAGCTCAGGACAGGTTATTAATGGGTATCTCCAACTCTTGGAGCCCAATTTTTTTTGCAAAGATACAGTTTTTATTTAACTTAACTTTTTGATTATTTAGCAACTCTCTACAAATATCCTTGGAAAAGGCTTTAGATTTTG
This region includes:
- the upp gene encoding uracil phosphoribosyltransferase; translation: MSTVVLSEQFSLVNSWINELRNVDIQHDRMRFRRNMERIGEIAAFEISKNLDQKEIEIQTPLDKISGKEIAVQPVITTILRAGVPLFEGLLNYFDKADCGFVAAYRKHDANDYFSIKQDYLTCPNIEGRPLIVGDPMLATGASLIEAIKDLLTHGKPSQLHIVAAIASKQGVETIVKAYPEAKIWVGAIDEQLTSKGYITPGLGDAGDLSYGEKLQR
- the der gene encoding ribosome biogenesis GTPase Der, giving the protein MSNIVAIVGRPNVGKSTLFNRLLERREAIVDSTAGVTRDRHYGKSDWNGVDFTVIDTGGYDVGTDDIFEEEIRKQVQLAVDEATSIIFMMNVEDGLTDTDYEIYRLLRRSNKPIYIVINKVDSAKEELPATEFYQLGIDKYYTLSSATGSGTGDLLDDIVKDFPTTDYKDPFEGLPKITIAGRPNVGKSTLTNALLDVERNIVTDIAGTTRDSIQTLYNKFGHEFVLVDTAGMRRKSKVNEDLEFYSVMRSIRSIEFSDVVIIMVDATQGWESQDMNIFSLAQKNRKGIVILVNKWDLIEDKETNTMRDFEKKIKDKIGQFQDIPILFVSALTKQRILKAVEVAMQVYEDRKKKIKTSKLNEIMLPIFEGTPPPANKGKYIKIKYCVQLPTPSPQFVFFCNLPQYVKEPYKRFTENQLRKEFGFTGVPIEVYFRQK